The Candidatus Aramenus sp. CH1 genome includes a window with the following:
- a CDS encoding DEAD/DEAH box helicase, whose amino-acid sequence MVTLRYYKGLLLSDHYAPGLKWNEKFDAYVSLAYKYREVLNFFREGNVEVEDSVMDPLPFPFVEDKLTLREYQERALGAWLKTKRGVIVIPTGGGKTAIAIKAMTKLKVSTLVVVPTLELIDQWYEKILTFLGTEPGRIGGGYDELKGITVITYDSAYTRAEELGNKFYFVVFDEVHHLPSEGYSQIAELMASPYRMGLSATVEREDGRHVELPRLVGPVVFRLAPKDLVGKYIAPYEIKKVYVELTEDEKERYKELRKKLKKFLEEKKMKLDSLRAFHRLLYMSAKSKEAREALLAWHEALRLAVNSRAKIEKLREILKENPDKKIIVFTRDVEMCYAVSREFLIPAVTYVTPKDEREEIMRKFKENKYRVIAVSNVFDEGVDIPDADMAVVLGGYGTSRQFIQRLGRILRKSGNKRATLFEIVTKGTSDYNLSKRRSRAPV is encoded by the coding sequence GTGGTAACTTTAAGATACTACAAGGGACTTCTGCTGTCTGACCACTACGCCCCTGGATTAAAGTGGAATGAGAAGTTCGACGCATATGTTTCCCTTGCCTATAAGTACAGGGAAGTGCTCAACTTCTTCAGGGAGGGAAACGTTGAAGTAGAGGACTCTGTCATGGACCCCTTGCCTTTTCCCTTCGTCGAGGACAAACTAACACTGAGGGAATACCAAGAGAGGGCTTTGGGCGCGTGGCTGAAGACTAAGCGCGGAGTTATAGTAATACCTACCGGAGGAGGGAAGACTGCCATTGCCATAAAGGCCATGACAAAGCTGAAGGTATCCACGTTAGTTGTGGTACCAACCCTTGAGTTAATAGACCAGTGGTACGAGAAGATCCTGACCTTTTTGGGTACAGAGCCAGGAAGGATAGGAGGGGGATACGACGAGTTAAAGGGGATAACGGTGATAACTTACGACTCAGCCTACACTAGAGCTGAGGAACTAGGAAACAAGTTCTACTTCGTAGTCTTTGACGAGGTACATCACCTCCCCTCAGAAGGGTACTCGCAGATAGCCGAACTAATGGCCTCTCCTTACAGGATGGGGCTCTCGGCTACCGTGGAGAGAGAGGACGGGAGGCACGTGGAGCTACCCAGACTGGTCGGTCCCGTTGTGTTTAGGTTAGCGCCTAAAGACCTCGTGGGGAAGTACATTGCCCCCTACGAGATAAAGAAAGTGTACGTGGAACTCACGGAGGATGAAAAGGAGAGGTACAAGGAGCTGAGGAAAAAGCTGAAGAAGTTCCTAGAGGAGAAAAAGATGAAACTAGACAGTCTGAGGGCATTTCACAGGCTCCTCTATATGAGCGCGAAGTCCAAGGAAGCAAGGGAGGCCCTCCTGGCGTGGCACGAGGCTTTGAGGCTAGCTGTGAACTCCAGGGCAAAGATAGAGAAGTTGAGGGAAATACTAAAGGAAAATCCAGACAAGAAGATCATAGTGTTTACCAGGGACGTGGAGATGTGTTACGCCGTCTCGAGGGAGTTCCTCATACCTGCAGTGACCTATGTTACGCCTAAGGACGAAAGGGAAGAGATCATGAGAAAGTTCAAGGAGAACAAGTATAGGGTAATAGCCGTGTCTAACGTCTTCGACGAGGGAGTGGACATACCAGACGCCGACATGGCAGTGGTGCTAGGAGGGTACGGGACTTCAAGGCAATTCATACAGAGGTTGGGAAGAATACTCAGGAAGAGTGGAAACAAAAGAGCTACCTTATTTGAGATAGTGACCAAGGGCACTTCTGACTACAACTTGAGCAAGAGGAGGTCCCGTGCTCCCGTATGA
- a CDS encoding DUF790 family protein: protein MLPYELGRFKVVGDKVFPLFATEEDKDVAEEVIGLFTVGKKFGEIQEEEKMLEKAYSGNSNEIKLVRGLFKLMARKVALSGKSNVEPVLIRRDAFSRGPALTKEEREKILREVSQKLGVNAEENLYADLDSEKVVSSVQQTSPIQLIKEYNLSLLQTLMFRCYKLTVEVQDNWKEIARRIKLLGLMYTAYSDPVRIEVVGPATLLKLTEKYGRNMAVLLPYIVASKDWKISAEVVLGKRKKRVYAMEVSDFPLIDSNTALYESEFDSSLEEKFFKDFVSSIRDWKLRREPSALVVKDRLFIPDFSATKGNLEVYIEIVGFWTKNYVREKLEKLREVKVPILVLLNSELGKEDFNGFEVIKFKGKVNVAEVYKWLKEYERKNANYNVTFTLDKDVVSLEEISKSLNVPLYVVRKNAKPVIGYTLLRNYYVKNELLEKLKTEDFQGRRLSDLISEYGSYIVEVLEYLGYRLKWLNITDAIVQR from the coding sequence GTGCTCCCGTATGAACTAGGAAGGTTTAAGGTAGTTGGAGACAAGGTGTTTCCCCTCTTCGCTACGGAGGAGGATAAGGACGTCGCAGAGGAAGTAATAGGACTGTTTACAGTAGGCAAGAAGTTCGGAGAGATCCAGGAAGAGGAAAAAATGCTGGAGAAGGCCTACTCGGGGAACTCAAACGAGATAAAGCTAGTCAGGGGACTCTTTAAACTCATGGCTAGGAAGGTCGCGCTTTCCGGCAAGTCCAACGTCGAACCCGTGCTGATTAGGAGGGATGCGTTCTCCAGGGGCCCTGCGTTAACGAAGGAGGAAAGGGAGAAAATACTAAGGGAGGTCTCCCAGAAACTAGGCGTCAACGCTGAGGAAAACTTGTACGCTGACCTAGACAGCGAAAAGGTAGTGTCCTCGGTGCAACAGACCTCCCCAATCCAGCTAATCAAGGAGTACAACCTCTCCCTACTGCAGACGCTCATGTTTAGGTGTTATAAGCTTACGGTTGAGGTCCAGGACAACTGGAAGGAAATAGCCAGGAGAATAAAGCTCCTGGGCCTAATGTACACAGCCTATAGCGACCCAGTGAGGATAGAGGTCGTCGGACCAGCGACGCTCCTAAAGCTAACCGAGAAGTACGGGAGGAACATGGCCGTGCTCTTGCCTTACATTGTGGCGTCAAAGGACTGGAAAATAAGCGCCGAGGTAGTGCTGGGAAAGAGGAAAAAGAGAGTGTACGCAATGGAAGTCTCCGACTTCCCCTTAATAGATTCAAACACCGCGTTGTACGAGAGCGAGTTCGACAGCTCACTAGAGGAGAAGTTCTTCAAGGACTTCGTGTCGTCAATAAGGGACTGGAAGCTCAGGAGGGAGCCATCTGCCCTGGTCGTCAAGGACAGACTCTTCATACCGGACTTCTCTGCGACAAAGGGCAACTTGGAGGTCTATATAGAGATAGTGGGCTTTTGGACCAAGAACTACGTGAGAGAGAAGCTAGAGAAGTTGAGAGAGGTGAAAGTCCCCATATTAGTTCTCCTCAATTCCGAGTTGGGCAAGGAGGACTTTAACGGCTTTGAGGTCATTAAGTTCAAGGGAAAGGTGAACGTCGCAGAGGTCTATAAGTGGCTCAAGGAATACGAGAGGAAGAACGCCAACTACAACGTGACCTTTACCTTGGACAAGGACGTGGTGTCCCTAGAGGAGATCTCAAAGTCGTTAAACGTACCGTTGTATGTGGTGAGGAAAAACGCCAAGCCCGTCATTGGGTACACGCTCCTCAGAAACTACTACGTTAAAAACGAACTACTAGAGAAGCTAAAAACGGAGGACTTCCAGGGCAGGAGGCTCAGCGATCTTATAAGCGAGTACGGGAGCTACATAGTGGAAGTCCTAGAGTACCTCGGCTATAGGCTTAAATGGCTCAACATTACAGATGCTATAGTGCAGAGATGA
- a CDS encoding HAD family phosphatase, which yields MAQHYRCYSAEMIKGAIFDLDGTLVSTAVAHKTAWELALKEMGIEREVNLDMLMGMRTLEIAKILANERYMELYEKKNNHYRELVKRLASPTCCAEEILWELRKRGVKIAVVTSSIRSSAQLSLSVLNFKPDLIVAGDDVERGKPDPEPVIKALKAMNLSPKEVFGVGDTLQDVIAYYKANIERIFLVVSELNINREEGVKYGAKIIQTLCKLRDLVNTS from the coding sequence ATGGCTCAACATTACAGATGCTATAGTGCAGAGATGATCAAAGGAGCTATCTTTGATTTAGACGGGACTTTGGTCTCCACTGCTGTAGCTCACAAAACCGCGTGGGAGCTAGCCCTAAAGGAGATGGGCATAGAGAGGGAAGTAAACCTTGACATGCTAATGGGAATGAGAACCTTAGAAATAGCTAAAATCCTAGCAAACGAGAGGTACATGGAACTCTACGAGAAAAAGAACAACCATTACAGGGAGTTAGTAAAGAGATTGGCTAGCCCCACTTGCTGTGCAGAGGAGATACTCTGGGAGCTAAGAAAAAGAGGAGTAAAGATTGCAGTAGTGACTTCGTCAATAAGATCGTCAGCCCAACTTTCCTTAAGCGTCCTTAACTTTAAGCCCGACCTCATCGTAGCAGGGGATGATGTTGAAAGGGGAAAGCCAGACCCCGAACCCGTCATTAAGGCACTAAAAGCCATGAATCTAAGTCCTAAGGAGGTCTTTGGAGTAGGCGATACATTGCAAGACGTAATAGCTTACTACAAGGCTAACATAGAACGAATATTTCTTGTTGTAAGCGAGTTAAACATAAACAGAGAAGAAGGTGTAAAGTATGGGGCAAAAATCATACAAACTTTATGCAAGTTAAGGGACTTAGTTAATACATCTTGA
- a CDS encoding DNA-binding protein: MAAKVKFKYKGEEKEVEISKIKKVWRVGKMISFTYDDNGKTGRGAVSEKDAPKELLEKLGK, translated from the coding sequence ATGGCTGCCAAAGTAAAGTTCAAGTACAAGGGAGAGGAGAAGGAAGTAGAGATCTCCAAGATAAAGAAGGTCTGGAGAGTAGGGAAGATGATATCCTTCACCTATGACGACAACGGCAAGACCGGAAGGGGAGCAGTAAGCGAGAAGGACGCTCCAAAGGAGCTGTTGGAGAAGCTAGGCAAATAA
- a CDS encoding twin-arginine translocase TatA/TatE family subunit — MIGDLNPSNIIVLLIVAAVLFFGASKIPELFRNMGRAVGEFKKGRIEAEMELNQMQQTTQVTQQPQVIPSSASSQSHVSPEELEKQIKDLQSKLEQLKKNGSTS, encoded by the coding sequence ATGATTGGCGATCTTAACCCTTCGAATATAATAGTTTTGTTGATTGTAGCAGCTGTATTGTTTTTCGGAGCCTCTAAAATACCCGAGCTATTTAGGAACATGGGTAGAGCTGTCGGCGAATTTAAGAAGGGTAGGATTGAAGCTGAAATGGAGCTAAATCAGATGCAACAAACTACCCAAGTAACGCAACAGCCTCAAGTGATTCCAAGCAGTGCATCATCACAGAGCCACGTATCTCCTGAAGAGCTAGAGAAACAGATAAAGGATCTACAGAGCAAGCTCGAGCAATTAAAGAAGAACGGTTCTACGTCGTAA
- a CDS encoding translocase: protein MIDNISDFLIILVVGILLLSGQKDISGTVKNIGKTLNQLKRTQEQFRQELAREINGLGDVVEETKKSVVTDVTPTYRRINKISPQPITTLPSNGNKQEDKIKQIEDEIKRLQMELERLKQNGNKN, encoded by the coding sequence ATGATAGACAACATCTCAGACTTTCTAATTATCCTTGTTGTAGGTATACTGCTTCTGTCAGGCCAAAAGGACATAAGCGGCACTGTGAAAAACATTGGGAAGACCTTGAACCAATTGAAGAGGACACAGGAGCAGTTCAGGCAAGAGCTAGCTAGAGAAATCAACGGACTAGGAGACGTAGTAGAGGAGACAAAGAAGAGTGTGGTAACTGACGTCACACCAACGTACAGGAGGATTAACAAGATCTCTCCTCAGCCTATAACGACGCTCCCCAGCAACGGTAATAAGCAAGAAGACAAGATAAAGCAGATAGAGGACGAAATCAAGAGATTACAGATGGAGTTAGAAAGGTTGAAGCAAAATGGTAACAAGAACTGA
- the tatC gene encoding twin-arginine translocase subunit TatC yields MVTRTEQIKDQERPLLDHLRELALRLRRALIVLAVIFVVLFAFDFTFVKVYGFTLPVIYPNLFHSISSRLIVFFIHHELPKGLELININPFDTIYASAYISFFFALLVSIPVIFYELWGFIAPGLYENEKKAIKNFVLPSFVLFLAGSSFAYFIIIPFMMKFIVIFTQSLGVEPTLGLKSFISTLVTLMLATGLAFEFPLVMISLTYVGLVKAETWQRNWRWGVMGSFIIAWMISPGTTGGIIETTIGVILSTLFFIGVGVSKAVERRRNQNINRVS; encoded by the coding sequence ATGGTAACAAGAACTGAACAAATAAAGGACCAAGAGAGGCCCCTGCTTGATCATCTAAGAGAGCTCGCTCTTAGGCTAAGAAGGGCACTAATCGTTCTCGCTGTTATCTTTGTCGTCCTGTTTGCTTTTGACTTCACTTTCGTAAAAGTCTACGGTTTTACGTTACCTGTCATCTACCCTAACCTCTTCCACAGTATCTCCTCTAGGCTCATTGTATTCTTTATACATCACGAACTACCTAAGGGTCTAGAGCTGATTAACATTAACCCGTTTGATACGATCTACGCTTCCGCATACATCTCCTTTTTCTTCGCTCTCCTCGTGTCCATCCCTGTAATATTCTACGAGCTTTGGGGCTTTATCGCCCCTGGGCTTTACGAGAACGAGAAAAAGGCGATAAAGAACTTCGTGCTCCCTTCGTTCGTGCTCTTTCTCGCAGGGTCCAGTTTCGCTTACTTCATTATCATACCCTTTATGATGAAGTTCATCGTTATATTCACCCAGTCACTAGGAGTTGAACCAACCTTAGGACTCAAATCCTTTATCAGTACTTTGGTCACCCTTATGCTAGCCACAGGACTGGCCTTTGAGTTCCCCCTTGTAATGATCTCCCTCACCTACGTTGGACTAGTTAAAGCTGAGACATGGCAAAGGAACTGGAGATGGGGGGTTATGGGATCTTTCATAATAGCATGGATGATTTCCCCTGGCACTACAGGCGGAATTATTGAGACGACCATAGGCGTCATACTGTCGACGCTGTTCTTTATAGGAGTAGGGGTATCTAAAGCGGTGGAGAGGAGGAGAAATCAAAATATTAATCGGGTGAGTTAA
- a CDS encoding ATP cone domain-containing protein, whose product MKVIKRDGSEEDLIYEKIVVSVLKTGAPISVSRKIAIIVIGKLYDEDRKEVTTKELASMILSLLKKENEEWFRNWIVYDRVAKRRETEKEL is encoded by the coding sequence ATGAAAGTTATTAAAAGAGATGGGAGCGAGGAAGATCTAATATACGAGAAAATAGTGGTCAGCGTCCTGAAGACCGGGGCCCCCATCTCAGTCTCGAGGAAAATAGCAATAATTGTCATAGGTAAGCTCTACGATGAGGACAGGAAAGAAGTAACGACAAAGGAACTTGCCTCCATGATCCTTAGCCTCCTTAAGAAGGAGAACGAGGAGTGGTTTAGAAACTGGATAGTCTACGATAGAGTAGCTAAAAGGAGGGAAACCGAGAAAGAGCTCTAA
- a CDS encoding mandelate racemase/muconate lactonizing enzyme family protein — MKISEIEPIVVTHKEKGSATWASTSIIVKVVTTKGEVGFGEAVPTLRVLPVYSAVRQVSKAFVGKEVEDVERNYEEWYKQDFYYSRSFESVTAFSAIDIASWDIMGKELGAPIYKLLGGKVRERIPIYANGWYLDCVSPQDFAEKAKEVVKMGYSSMKFDPFGRYYNWIDFKGLRDAEERVKSVREAIGKEREIMIEHHGRFNADSAIMIAKALEKYRPLFMEEPVHHEDVEGLKRYRSATSSRVALGERLLSLKETAFYVRERLVDVLQPDITNIGGVTIARKVIALAEAFDVEVAYHNAFGPIQYAVTVQLSAATPTLLLMESFYDWFPQWKRDLIYNSITVGNGHVSVSDAPGIGVKVNEKLLEELKVEPKELEVQEEPVWVVKGTWK, encoded by the coding sequence ATGAAAATCTCAGAGATCGAGCCCATAGTTGTAACACACAAGGAAAAGGGGAGCGCCACTTGGGCCTCAACTTCGATTATAGTAAAGGTAGTCACTACAAAGGGAGAGGTTGGCTTTGGAGAAGCAGTTCCGACGCTTAGAGTTTTACCGGTCTACAGCGCAGTAAGGCAAGTCAGTAAGGCATTCGTGGGAAAAGAGGTAGAAGATGTGGAGAGGAATTACGAAGAGTGGTACAAGCAGGACTTCTACTACTCGAGGTCCTTTGAGTCAGTAACGGCGTTTAGCGCAATTGACATAGCATCGTGGGACATCATGGGTAAAGAGCTGGGAGCTCCCATTTACAAACTCCTCGGCGGGAAGGTAAGAGAAAGGATTCCTATATACGCCAACGGCTGGTATTTGGATTGCGTCTCCCCACAGGACTTCGCTGAAAAGGCAAAGGAAGTAGTCAAGATGGGTTACAGCTCCATGAAGTTCGACCCGTTTGGCAGGTACTACAACTGGATTGACTTTAAGGGGCTGAGGGACGCAGAGGAGAGGGTCAAGTCTGTCAGAGAGGCAATAGGGAAGGAGAGGGAGATTATGATAGAGCACCACGGCAGATTTAACGCCGACTCAGCAATCATGATAGCGAAGGCCCTTGAAAAGTACAGGCCGTTATTCATGGAGGAACCAGTGCACCACGAGGACGTGGAAGGGTTAAAGAGATATCGCTCAGCTACCTCATCTAGGGTGGCGCTGGGCGAAAGGTTGTTGAGCTTAAAGGAGACAGCGTTTTACGTGAGAGAGAGGCTAGTAGACGTCCTACAGCCTGATATAACTAACATTGGGGGCGTAACTATTGCGAGGAAGGTTATCGCTTTGGCGGAGGCCTTTGACGTGGAAGTAGCGTACCACAACGCTTTTGGGCCAATACAGTATGCCGTTACCGTACAGCTAAGCGCAGCAACTCCTACCCTACTGCTAATGGAGTCATTTTACGACTGGTTCCCCCAGTGGAAGAGGGATCTCATCTACAACTCAATAACGGTAGGCAACGGACATGTTTCCGTCTCTGACGCTCCCGGAATTGGGGTTAAGGTTAACGAGAAACTACTCGAGGAACTCAAGGTAGAGCCAAAGGAGTTGGAGGTACAAGAGGAGCCCGTATGGGTAGTGAAGGGGACGTGGAAGTAA
- a CDS encoding transcriptional regulator, translating into MKKVIAPCEVVSRSVIPAIKAMIVIELYRRKVPQTQIASFLGITTAEVNYYIKGKRGNSDLIFKLQQDEEFVEAVRITAEKIVKEDEVINLCPLCSLARKKTLKDGNSCPFDW; encoded by the coding sequence TTGAAGAAAGTTATTGCACCTTGTGAAGTGGTAAGTAGAAGTGTAATCCCAGCGATAAAGGCAATGATAGTTATAGAGCTCTATAGGAGGAAAGTGCCACAGACACAAATAGCCTCCTTCCTGGGTATAACCACTGCAGAGGTAAACTATTACATAAAAGGGAAGAGGGGAAACTCGGACTTGATATTTAAACTTCAACAGGACGAGGAGTTCGTTGAGGCCGTGAGGATTACGGCCGAGAAGATAGTCAAAGAGGACGAGGTAATAAACCTCTGTCCCCTTTGCAGCTTGGCGAGGAAAAAGACGCTTAAGGACGGAAACAGTTGCCCCTTCGACTGGTGA
- a CDS encoding GNAT family N-acetyltransferase — protein MISKLRISKATPDDVEEVYKLYNSLSPDDLYMRFFSFRKVSKEEVKELIIKRALVMLIARLDGEVVGEISLYDDGEFSLVVSPAYRRNGIGTKLVESIIKEAKRLKMEKVKFYTLPDNIPMIKIGKRLGFYLKFSEDEVFGLKLLV, from the coding sequence GTGATCTCCAAGTTAAGAATATCCAAAGCTACTCCAGACGACGTGGAGGAGGTATACAAGCTCTATAACTCCCTCAGTCCAGACGACCTCTACATGAGGTTTTTCTCGTTTAGGAAGGTCTCGAAAGAGGAGGTAAAGGAGTTAATAATCAAGAGGGCCCTAGTCATGCTCATTGCAAGGCTAGACGGTGAAGTGGTGGGGGAGATATCCCTTTACGACGACGGAGAGTTTTCGCTGGTGGTATCCCCAGCGTATAGACGAAATGGGATAGGGACCAAACTAGTAGAGAGCATAATAAAGGAAGCAAAGAGGCTAAAAATGGAGAAAGTAAAGTTCTACACGCTCCCGGACAACATACCCATGATCAAAATAGGGAAAAGATTGGGTTTTTATCTTAAGTTTAGCGAGGATGAGGTATTTGGTTTAAAACTGTTGGTATAA